Genomic window (Musa acuminata AAA Group cultivar baxijiao chromosome BXJ1-9, Cavendish_Baxijiao_AAA, whole genome shotgun sequence):
GTCTCGGGGTCACGATTCCCATATCAGAGGATAGACTTCACTTGGTATCTCACGATCGAGgggttaatcttgatcagatcccAAGCACAACCACCTAATTTGCATCAAAgcgaaacgagagagagagagagagacggaccGAATTGGAGGAGGAAGTCAAAGAGGCGGCGAATGTTTAGGGAGATGTTGGCGATGAACTCGCGGTTCTCCCAGTCGGCCTGGACGGCGATCCCCACGTTCACCGCGTTCGTCATCCCTCCCGCCCTCGCCATTCGATCTGAATCCGATCTGATCACAACAAACCaaacgaggaggaggaaggagaccaGCAAGCAGCAGCAGATCAGCAGTAGCAGCTGCCTGTAATGAAGGATGACAGATGGAGAAGTTGGTgaatatatttatcattataaattttggtgatcctcaaatcattttATAAATCCAAATTAGTTTATTTAAACTAATATTTAACTGACAACAGCTAACGAAGCAATAATATATTATGCGCAATATTTTATGTcctactataatatatatatatatatatatatatatatatatatatatatatataacttaatttcaaataataaatGCAAAATTGATACTTAGTCAATTTGGCTTGAAGTGAAGGGTAGTTGGTGGCCGCTAGTGCACAGTTTGCTTGTCTTGAGGTGGTAACCCTTGATAGCAAGGTTCTGATGTGGTAACCATCATTTAGCTTGAGGTGATAATGATCTTTAACTCTTGATGGGAAGGTTCTGATATAGGAACTATCATTATCCCACCTCGAATATCATCTTTTTCGTTGTTTATTTTTGTTATAAGATTATTTTTATAGCATTTTGCTATATTCTTTGCATTCGAGAGTAATTATCACCTGTGATCCATTCGAGAGTAATAATCCACTGCACCGACGTGGATGCGAGGAAAGTGGACGCACGAAGTCTTACCTTTGAAAATACAAAGGTTCTCCGTGTGGGGCCGTTGACCATGGTGTCAATGGTCAACGTGACCACCTTATCTCTATGTTGAAAAAGAATAAACAAGTCAAAGATACCAGGAAAAATTAGTTCAGACATTTAGGTTCACAGACACCCACGATTACAATCCTCCAGTTACTCCTAGCACGAAGTTAGATAACCATCAAGCTCCGCAGAATCCCAGAAAATTTACAGGCTTAGTTTACAGAAAGTAAGCAATCATCAACTCCAGCAGACAACAGCAATACAGAACCATCACACAACTGGTTTAACGATAATAGTCGAGAAGCAAATTGTTGCAGTGTTTCCCACAGAGGTGAACGTCTTGTCCTTGTATCAAGTATTCATATGAGATCGGCAACATTCATTGGCATTTCATCAATCTGAGTACTGTAGTACTGCTCGATATCTCTTAGTATACGGATGTCATCCTTGCGCACAAAGTTTATTGCCACACCCTACAAAACCCCATACATAACCATTTATTGGGGGGTAAAAACAAATCATTTTTCACTCAACCAAGGAAACTAGCTGAATTATACTGGTTGGAAGCATGAAAAATGAAGGCAGTGCCTTTTCTGATGAAGTCAACATGGTCCGAAACCTAGCTTCTCAGAAATTTAGCCAGGGAAATGTATTTGGTAACTAGGTATCTCGGGGAAGATCATTGGCATTGGTTGAGGTGGTGCCCTAGTTTGGTGATTCAGTTGGTTCATGGTTCTTTGAGAAGGTTTCTATTTTCTATATAACCAACCAAAAGGAGGGGGGGAGGGAGAGAGAAGTAAAGACAAAGACACAGAGATCAAACTTTTCACAAAAAGTAAtctcacaagaaaaaaaaacttcttaCCTTGCGCCCAAAACGTCCTGAACGACCTATCCGATGTATGTAGAGTTCTCGGTTGTTTGGAAGGTCATAGTTTATTACCAACGATACCTGCCCATtgcaaagaatataaaaaatattatttggaaGAGATTATGAGATtgctgtaaaaaaaaaattaaaaatcaaactGTACTTTTTGAATTCCAGAAAAGGGGTATTATGGTGGACTCACatgtaatcaatcacacagttaaCTACAATACTATGAAAAACTACTAAAAAGGTTTTCAGCACAAGATCTTGCCTGCTGGACATCAATCCCCCTTGCCCATACATCAGTAGTAATCAACACACGAGTAGCCCCCGACCTGAATTCTGCCATTATTGCATCTCGCTCTTTTTGGGGCATGTCGCCATGCATAGAAGATACTGTGAAGTTGTTACTGCGCATTTTCTCAGTCAACCAATCAACCTGCCAGAAACAATTAGCACCACAATCAATCTAATTTGCAAGTAATACAAAGGTACACCATAAATTATTGTAAGAAGACAAACAATGGAGCCTTGGTTAActtcaagaaaataaatttaaatctagTTTATCTCCAAAGAAAAATGTTTGTTCATTCTTAAGTAGACATCAGGAAAGTTTTATGatgatatatcaatattttgTTTCCACGAGAAACATGATTGATGATGTCTGTGTTGCTAGTAGTTGGGAAAAGAAGCACAGTTTACATGACAGTCAACGGTGGTACCCAAGAAACATGCTCAAACAATGTTTTTCAGGTAACTTCATTGTTtccctttccttttttttatcatcCAATAATGTATGTTGCATTGATTGATTAAAGATGCCTTCATTGATAGCTGAAAGCAGTGGATACCATATTATGTGCTCACGATAAGCATACAGGCAATACTTCAACTATGACGAACTTGAAGGCTTTGGAAAGCTAAAATCAACATTCTGTACAAAGAATACAATGTTTTGCAACAACTATTCTTAACACTAGGCATGTTAAAAAGATTTTTAATAAAACCCTTCCAATACAGCTTCGGTTCCTAAAGCCTAGATTCATATCCCTCTATATTCAACCCAGGGAATATACACAACCGAAATCAGTGTTAATGTATGTATGGGTTTCTAATCCAAGTCATGGGCTGCCCAAGAAGATATCAATCTGTCTTCTAATATACAGCAATTGCAGTTATCCTAAGTACctaccatgattttattaaaattgATATATCACTATTATTGATTGATAATGAGTTTTGTATGACTGCAGAACTAATGAAGAAAACATCACTTTGAACAAATTCATTGATAAGGATGCAGTGCTTCCCCAATAATTTGTAAAGTTCTTTTATCTATAACTATATATTTCTGATTTATTATCTACTTTTGAACTTAGACGCAACATACCCTGAAAGCCAGATGTGTCACGTTCTACCTATTTATTTAGCAACTTAAAGCATTTCATACTAATTTGCAGATTGTTTAAAAAGTTTTGGACTGTTCACTTGTTTATAATGTTGATTTTTCTTACATTAAATGAAGCACTCCCCTTTATTGGCTATCAGATTCAGAAAACCCAAAAAAATAAAGGCTAGAAATAGAGGAACAATAAACAGTTATAAGTAAACTAATTTTCATAAAAGAATATTTGAAGGTAGTAAAAAAACTGGATTTGTGTTTTCAGTTGACAAGGCTGTTATTATAAGTTTCTTCCACTCAGCAGATACACGTTTTAGAGATGCCTTAAGTATATGGAGAAAAATGAGAACGCACTAGTATGTTAGTTTAAAAATTCAAACATTTTTTTGCGCAAAAACAAAAGGTTAAAACATTTGTAACAGCTTGCTTCAAAATCAGGACCATGCTGACTGCCTAAATCTAATGGTTTGTATATCACCTTTCTTTTTGTGTTGCAGAAAATAACAGCTTGAGTGATAGTAAGGGTGTCATAGAGATCACATAACGTATcaaatttccactcctctctctcCACTGCAACAAAAAATTGCTTGATACCCTGGAGTGATAGCATGAAAAGGTTAGCAATCATAAAAGAATAAGATAAGATTTGATAAtaaaattcagaaaatactttacCTCCAGTGTCAATTCATCACGCTTGACAAGAATTCTTATGGGATCTGTCATAAACTTGTTGGTGATCTCCAGAATTTCATGAGGAAGTGTTGCAGATATCAGAGCAACCTACAGAAATAAATCATATGTACCAATGACATGTAATATCATTTATGCTGTTGCACAAACAAAAGTAAGACTTTGTTACTAGGGCTTAAAAGTTGGAAGAACAAGATGGGGAAAAAAAATCCAAGACATCAAAAGTCTCCTTGACCACCAGAGTTCTAAGATTCCCAAATTACCTAAACCAAGAATGCCTAAAACAGCTTTCTAAATAAACTGTCATAATCCAGTGGACCAATATGTGATGGTTATAGTGACCTCAATCCCTCGCAGTTCTTGATCCTCACCTTCATTTTACCATAAACTCTTATTGAGATTATTACAGAAATATCTAAATAATTACCTAAAGAATGCAATAATCTAGTTGGATAAGTAGCGAAATCTATATATGAATGCAATTTAACCAAGATCTTATGCTATCATATGAGTGTCAACTTGGCCCTGACATATGCATCATGACCACATAGGCAGATCACCAGTTCACCATTTGATAGGCACAGTTGCTAAGATCAGAAGATCAGTCACAGAGGACGCTTGATCCATCATCAATAATACTTGATTTCCTAAAAACCCTGCAATGATGTTTTGATGCATATTGGCTGTCTTCTCCAACGCCTTTAGAGTATTCATGTAGATCATATGGGATTCATCTTACATCTCTAGCTCAATGTAGTTGTTTCTCTGCCATGGAAAACTCATCTTTCAAAATTTCTTATATGTgttcttgatttcgagctttgagGAAGCACTTGTAGGAACCCAAGAATTTCTTTCATATCCTGCGTCATTATCAAACTTTCCAATACGTCGCACATGTGCCAGAAAATGTGTTGGTCTACCATGGGATCAAAAAATACATATGGGGGTTGTAGATTGGAGTTCGATAGGATCAGCTAGAATGATAAAAAATGATTGGTACAGAGCGGATGACTGGGAAAGAATAGAGTAAGAAAATTCAAAGACGATAATAACCCGACTAATAGGCCGAAAAACAACTCACCTTGTGCTTATCATCTCACGAACATAATACATGATTCAAAACTTCCAACCCCTAATCCTGCCCAGATGTCACTTTCATGACAAGTGGATGATTTGGAAGAtaatagagagagaaaggaagAACAGAAGAAGATGACACCACCAACAATCCCAAACGTAACTCAGATAGtattcaaatcattccaataacATATATTATGTATACCCTATGCTAATTAAGTGGAAGAAAGCTTTCCTTTTATAAAATCTTGTTCttcaataaaatattatccatTAGTAGCACATGTCAAAGAAAAGAAGGGAGAGAAGAAGATGGAATAAGAATGAGGAGAGGGAAGAATGAGAGAAGCACAAGGTGAAggagagaaggagaaggaaaaaacGAGGAGAACAAGAAAGAGGAGGCTGAGGAATTGGAAGACTTGCAGTCGACAATGAAAACAGTTGCCAACAGAAGGCAGAagattatattaaaattaaaaaaaaaacaattttaaaCCAGACTAGACGAAATCTCCCGGTTCGAGTGTTGGTTCCTGGTCTGACAGGTTTTTAAGATGCTGGTTACCTCTTTTATTGTGTATTTCATATACTAACCCTCCTCTTCCACCCAGGTCTTCCTTGTACCACCTTAATTTCACTCTCCATATAAAACTCCATGAGGATAATCATGGAAATTGTTATTAGAACTCGAGACAACCCCAAGAATCAAATATTTGTGATGAAAGCTCACCTAGCAAGTTCGAGATTCCTATCTTATAGAGGCATGGAATTATTTGCTTGCACCAATTGAAGTAATAATTATACCCATGTAATAAAAGCTGATAATAGTGAACAAGGGCAAAGGAGATTCTGATTCTTGAACCAAACCTGAAGTTCAGGAGGAAGATATCTGTATACATCATATATCTGATCCTTAAAGCCTCTACTCAGCATTTCATCAGCTTCATCCTATACCAATAACACAATATTAGCTCAAAAGATCAAATAGATATTGCTTAGATAATTAAACTGATGACAACAAGGGGAAAACGAACAAGGATTAAAATTTTGATAGCTCTTGTTCGTAAGGTCCTCCTTTTGATCATGTCGCAGACTCTGCCAGGCGTCCCAGAAACAACATGAACACCATACTCCAGCTTTCTAATATCTTCCCCTATACTCTTCCCACCAATGCATGCATGGGCTTGCACATTTATGTATTCACCAATAGCCAATATCACCTTCTCAGTCTGGGCAGCAAGTTCTCTAGTAGGTGACAGAATAAGTGCCTGCACTCTGAAAAagatatgcatgaacttaaacagaTTAGTTTTAATAATGGTGAATCATGTGAATGCAGAATTTGTGTGTAAAAGCCTTAGGTATGACATGTATTTATTTTTAGGAACTATCTGATATGAATATTTTAATCAGAAATATTGCATTAAACCACAATGGCAGGAAAAGATACATATATCGATCTCAAATAGTTGAGAtattataaaacatataaatgtCATAAATATCCCCATACATCATATAAGAAAAGATTTTCCAGGTTCACTTTTCCAAAGTTGCAACTATTAATTGCAAATATTCAATCTGCAGAAAATGTGATATCCAAGTAGGCTTATGATTTTGATCATTAAAATGTTTTTTGCATTGGCTCATTAATTGATGTTTATCCCTACCACATATCATCTTTCTTAAATATAAAGTATCTGTTACTAATGAAGTTTAGCCTCTGTTTCATGTTGATAGAATTAATAATCAATGCAGAGAAATGATGTGTTTTTTTCACAACATAGATAAGTGGATAGGCAAAAGTGAATCGCATTACGACATTTATTTATTCTGCAAGATATTATAAAGCCTGTTCATGCATAACATCGTTCAGTTAGAATCATGGCAAAGGTTCTTACCGTGCAAGTCGGCCTGTGTTCTGCTACATAGGGGTCTTGAACAGTGGTCGGATGTAGAGAGACATTTGGTTGTGAATTCCaacaaggaaaataatataaatatatctacACAACTTCATATTTAGTTCAAGTCACAGTTCCATAAACCATCCTCTACCATCATTCCTTAGCATAATTGTAGGATTAATACTGTCCATAATTTACACTATATGGTATGATTTACTACACTACTAAGGTTTTTGGGTTTTTGGTTATGCATGAAAAAGCAACAGGATTTTCATGCCTACCACAATTATatgaaatttagatagaaaaataaAACTTAGAACTTAACATAAATACCCTTTACTATTACCACCTCTACATACGACAAGCTGCTAAatgaataaagaaaaccaaactaAATTATTCAATAAACTTCCGAATTGATTAATTGTTAACTACAAAGTACAAATAATTCCACATATATCAAGTTCACGAAATGCTTTCACTAGAATGTCGGAGACAAGTCACAAAACCTTCCTGATGTTTAATCTTTGTTGTTGGATTATTATATCCATTTGTATgtaattagttaatttaataaatTGTTCTCCATTAATTTCATtgttatctcatatattcttttaTCTTTACTGCTTTGTATCCATATATACATTGTTTTGAAAAGTTAGATCCACAAATTTTATATTTTCCTAACATATTATATAAATGATTTCATAGATTTAAATAATAGCCGATTCCAATTTTTCATGTCAATTGTATTGCCCCTATACAATTCCAATCCTGTTTTTGAACTTCCAAACTATGATGTAGATCCAAGAATCATTTAAAGATTCTCGGAGCTACATCACAATTTGGAACTTGTAAAAATCTTTTAAGATGTGCTCATTAAAAACTAAGCTGACGAGATTTTTTTGACCTCTCCACCTTACATCCTACTAATGCTAGGAAAGAAAATGCAGAACAGAGATTTAGAAGTCTTGGATAAACATACATCTGACTCCTTTCTCTATGATAGGACATTTGACTTGCAAAAATAAAATTCCTATTATTCAAACTTTTACGTAGATTCTAAAAGAATTCAAGGACAATAAAAATGACTCTCTATAATAGCAAGTAGATGTCATTACCATTACCAAAACTTAATAAAGATCAGAGAAAAGGAAGAGACTCTGAAAGAGTGATCTGGTTCAACACCAGACCAAATATTGACTTAAaaagtataaaaattaaataaaaaaagtctaGTCTTTTTCTTAGAAAACATGTTGAGCCGAATTGCATCAGTTTCCTTAATAATCCTTCAAAGTTCAAGCACCAATTTGTCATTCAGGATCTTTTTTATGCATAAGCATGAATCTTCACCTCGATTTTAACTATTTGCCAACGAGAGTACAACCAAGAACTAAGCCAGATTGTAGCCAAATCTTACTGATTCAGGATAGTTAAGATTGATCCTGAGATGACAAGTCAATTAAACAAGACTGTGGTTTGGATTTTTTTAATGAATGATCTTTGTTCTCCTAGCAcaagcaaaataaaaaaaatcttaagatccAGAAAAGGTAATATATTCCTTATCTTTCTTGTGATGCTTAATTTTGATTGCAACCGACCATCTAACAGAATAGTTCATGTTCATTTCCTTCTTGTCAATTACTAGACAATCATGATTGTCCTATAAGCTTATCCTGCCTTACCTTTTGCCATAAGGCAAACGATATGGAAGATGGTCATTGTTTGACAGACAAAAGAACCTGTATTTGGAACTCCATTTTCTATAGTCTAAATGCTGCATTTAAATACTTGAGGAGGACGTATTTTCTAATCATTTAGATATATAGGTTGTTAAATGTAACTGTTTTGATCTGCCACTCCTATAATTTTTTCCCGCAAAAGATGTACTTGTACTAAGACAACTAGCAATTTTGCTATTAAATATGAGGATccaattagatgttcacaacattGTCTTTTGTTATAAGATTCAAAAATTGGCCTAGATCAAATGATTCATCTACAATACCGAATTGATTAGGGTTTATTGTATTAGAATGAGCTGATACTACAAACTATGGCACAATACAATTTGTATATAGTGAGGTGATCTGCTGAAAGACAAAGTTCTAAGCCATAATTTATTTGAAGAGACTAAATTATATTTATCCAGCACACAATCTTTTCTCATGCTATTCCTTCATCCAACTTAGCTCCAATACCCCTTTC
Coding sequences:
- the LOC135593692 gene encoding eukaryotic initiation factor 4A-III homolog B; protein product: MAAASTAVPRSRQPPGRPMDDENLVFETSPGVEAITSFDQMGIRDDLLRGIYAYGFEKPSAIQQRAVIPIINGRDVIAQAQSGTGKSSMIALSVCQMVDTSMREVQALILSPTRELAAQTEKVILAIGEYINVQAHACIGGKSIGEDIRKLEYGVHVVSGTPGRVCDMIKRRTLRTRAIKILILDEADEMLSRGFKDQIYDVYRYLPPELQVALISATLPHEILEITNKFMTDPIRILVKRDELTLEGIKQFFVAVEREEWKFDTLCDLYDTLTITQAVIFCNTKRKVDWLTEKMRSNNFTVSSMHGDMPQKERDAIMAEFRSGATRVLITTDVWARGIDVQQVSLVINYDLPNNRELYIHRIGRSGRFGRKGVAINFVRKDDIRILRDIEQYYSTQIDEMPMNVADLI
- the LOC135593691 gene encoding protein BRICK1-like; translated protein: MARAGGMTNAVNVGIAVQADWENREFIANISLNIRRLFDFLLQFEATTKGKLAALNEKLDVLEHRLQVLEVQVSSVTTNPSVFN